Genomic window (Mercenaria mercenaria strain notata unplaced genomic scaffold, MADL_Memer_1 contig_3437, whole genome shotgun sequence):
TAAAGATAGAGTttaaaatgcagttcctattgcatagataaggtatttctataatttgacctggtgacatagtttttgacaccagataacACGTTTCCtttcttgacctagatttaaacaagacaaccattttgactaaacttcatgaagatcaaatgaaaaatacagcctctattgcatacacaagctaaatgtttaCAGAGAGACGGATGGACAACTGACGACGGACatagagtgatcacaataactcacctgagcagaaaagtaaacagaatgtattcaaaatttacaattatgaCCTCATGAAAAAcctttttcaaaacaatacttggaaatttcatacatatgtatatcaaatggaacattaactttatataatttcaaatgaGGGTAacccaaagtaaatatttaaacgTTTAAATTATGAACACAGAGCTCTGTTCATGCAAAACAGtgctatctccttagcgacatgactatctccttcacgacagagctatctctcacaataaaaattgaataattctactcccgaaccattttcggtacatattttatttccaaatgcattgtatattttacagatatctcacgcctactcggtttgcttcttaatattagttaaaatgtaaatatttgacaatgaaagtgttttcatgacgaaatggccaaatctactgcaaaatcagcttgttggtaaacatcaccacgaccataAATTAAGAAttaattagcaaacttaaagttctctgtgaagttaaatcatatctacatcgcctaccattccccgatttttgatattcgatacactgcctgtaaaaatggaaaaaaaatatgatgacactcacctttgttgatgttcttttatcgcgacgtgcactaacagagcagtttaccgtatatgtcttaaagaggtagctctgtagtttaccaggcgtgtataTGTGCTCTATGCAAAAATTGTTCAGGTCATTTTTTGTGAATATCCAGTAAGCGGATCATGACAGAAACAAGAAGTCGTTTGAAGTTTTGATTAATGACGAAAGATCTGGAAACAGGCAAAATGATGGAAATGCAGTCGAAGAGGTGCAATTAAGGactaaaatgtataattttgtgATGTTGAATCTCAACCTTTCAAATAAAATCCTTAAGTACACTTTAATTGTATTGATCTAAATAACATAATTCAAGGCAGAACATCTAATTTTCAAATCGTTGCTTGTTGTGTTTTCTCTTAAAGCTTAACGTGCATTTGAGAAGGACAGCCGTCCTTTAATACAGTATGTTTAGAAAACAGACCAGATTGGATTTCAATAGAAATTCTAAACATAATCTGATTAAATGACGATTTTTTCTTCGTCTTGCAACTTTTATGTCATCTGTATAAATTCAAACTCTTATccaataaataaaaacatgcgttttttttcaaatcaaatgccTAATGTTTAATACAAATAGAATCATTCTGAACAAAGAATGAAAGCTATGTTACTTACAGTAGTGTCCCTATAGTAATACATGGAATTTATATATTGTCTTTAATTAGGAAAAGTACTGTCAACGCGTTGACAGAGATGCTTGCAGTATTTTACGGTTTGCATGTCATTTATAGAAAGGCAATTCTTGAAGCTACGGTTCTTTTTGGTCAATTTGCATCCCCGAATATAGGTTAGTGTAATAGGAGAATCCgggaagcaggaaaatattaaaattccATCGATTGGTCAACGCTACCTTCGCTTTCAACCTTTGTTGAGTTTTCACTGGGAAATTTAAGGTCTAAAACTAGCACAGTGGGTTTTCTAAACATAGAACGCTGCCCCCTACCTAACTGTACGTCGTTGTCTCAGAGTAGTGTAAAATTTAATATGGAAGTGAGTTTTCCGAAACGAAGAAAGCATGTCTGTTTTCTgagtttttaaattgaaaattataagTTTTTTTGTCCTACAAATATTGGTTATTACAATTCAGCTCTAAAGGGAACATAGCTGTTTACTTTTGAGTAATGTAATTTGATGAGCTTTTACCAAGAAGAACACAATATTGAAAGAAGCGATGAAGTAATGTTATCTGCCAAATTGTATTGCAGAGGCAATTTTGCAAGAACTTTCTGTCCTTTTGTTGTGGCCGATTCCATTAGTCTAACGGGGTAGTGTTATTTACAAGAAAAAAGCTTtagtaaaaaggttacaaaaaatgtatttttcaggaTCAAGATGTCGTgtacatatattatattttcactTACTAGCTTGAAGCATCTGCCTTCTCTAGCCTCTATTTCCTCAACTAGCGAAGTCATTCCTTTTTAGAAGGAATATTTAATCTGATGTAGTTTCACAATTAATTTGTAAACTGTTTGCAGTAATCATAGTTCTTTAAGGTATCAGACCCGTAATAGATTATCTcctgtttgaagagtatttaattcctaccaaatacctactttgactgcaatttttagTGGGGATGGGTttaagccccactgggaccaattttacTCCTTATGTTCCTTTTTTCCAGTACGTTTTTACTTCTttaaagacttattattgatttattgtaaacaagtggaaaattttcatttgataagcgatttcttgctgttcaaagtgaatttacctccaaAACAGAAGGGGTTGAGTTAGacatcttttaaaatacaaagtagcatgcggtaaaagttctctttttgcctttactctttagattatatattgtggaagaaatgtaggtaggttttattaCTGCCAAAGGGTTATTTtagaatgaagtgagcaaaattcaattGGACTCGCAaaattcgaccttaatttttcatgttggagttagaattctgtctcattaaatccgtttacttgaggtaTCCTAGAAGaaagatattgacagttttattatgtgttttataattgtttatcaatagtttgatgtttcttttatcgaGATTAATTGTATGATTAATTCTCTGCAAACGATTTGGATAGTGGCCAtattcactttgaaatttgagcttggggaaataccataaattatacaaaatttattaaaaccggaacggtaaaagttgtttgatctgataaaacaaatcatcacATTGCTTTTCATTGGAAGTAAATATTGTCAACATTTGCATGAATACGGTTAAAAGCATTCAACTGGCCCTGCTAACAGATTAAAACATGTACCTGGATTTCTATTGTGCGGACAGTCTGGAAACTCTCCAGATATGGGGAATCTATCTTTTACTTCAACAATCACAACCTCGACGCCGGTTTCACCATTGCCACCTTCCTTATAAACTGCACAAACTCCTATACCAAACGATCTTGAACCGTTGTAAACAGGTTGACGAGCGTTGAACCTTTTGATTATAGTATCGTCTGTAAGGTTGCAAATGCCCATGTTTTTCAATTTCTCCATATCTTCTGCAGACAAAAAGACATGAGCACTAGATATGCAATAAACAGCCGTATTTATCTCAACGAACCCTCCAAGAGTTCCTCCAATAGGGGTTCCTTGTCTGTCCTTTAAACCACTATGCACTGCACATCCCATTTTTAAATGTTCGTGATGTTCGTTAGGTCCTATATATGAGGTGACAACGCCTTCACGCACGTCCACAACAATGCCATCAAGCTCTTTTGGTAAAACTGTTTCATTTAAGGGAACGAATCCTTTCACTTGCACATAAACAGCTATGCAAGTTTTCGGTGTTATGGACTGTTTTTCTGTTCCATATCCTCCAGATTTAAACCAACTGATAGATATCCTTGTGAGATTTTTATGACTTTCCATAAGTGATTTTGAGTATTTGTTTAAACATTCCCTAATCTTTTCAGTTTCAGAATAATCTTTTTCACAGTCTTGTTCAAGTTCTTTAATAtggctgttttcatttgaacaagACGTTGAAATTTCGTTTACAGACCTTTCATAACAACGATACTCAATTGTTTCACTCTCAGAGGATTGTGAAGTGTAGATAATAAATGTGATGTTTTTGTTGGGAACCTCTTGTCTATAATCAAGAGCAGGCCAGACGCGATTaatataaagctttttatttttcatgtaacaaCAAATGGCAGTGCATATGTTCTGTACAATTTCAGAAGAAACATCAAATACTTCGGAAGCAGGATCTAGTAAATCCTGATCAGGCAAAATTCTTTCGTTTACTAAACGTGTCGCTTTATCTACGTCTTTCATTTCAATGCATCTTTTCCAAACTTCTGTATCTGAAATGCAGTGGAACAAAATATATTGGTTATTTTGTTAACATCTTCGAACAAACTTGCAGTACTAGTTTTGATAATATCGTACATTCAGAGCAATATGTTGTTgataacatgtaaaaaaaaataaaaaatatatcgaACTAATTTATCATATAGATTTACTTATGTTACGACTTTAACCCAATTTTAAAGTCACAACAGTTTATTATAATGACTAGAATATTTTGATAATGGCGTTATCATGCCCTTTTAAAAAAGAGCACTTAACGTTTTTATTATATGTTAACAATATTGTAgcgaaataaatcaaaatttaaacatctgaataataataaatggtatttattCGGTTCCTAAATCAcaacttttatgtgtattttagtGACATTTTATCACTGGGCAGTAGTGTTAAACAGATaataaaacaagatttagcttaccaaaaggttcctactagtgcatattaaatattctttttaagggatctttaatgaaataattatgaactgtgtgttttgttagtttacgtgcattcttacctattcattataagaatacttaaagttattacacacaaacatttatttaacttaaaaaaaaacaccttttgaTGAGCGACCCTACCGGACAATAATTAATACCATATCtctgtcaaaatttcgggaaTCAGTGTCGACAGCAGTGCTAGTCGCACAAATCAGAATTTAGTCGTATGTTTCCCtgttttaattagcaatacaatCGAAGAAAAGATCTGCCATATGCCAGTAAAtgcattgcatgaatggatacaGCTCCAGAACCACTAAACCAGCAGAAAAGGggctatttttagatgatgaatattcatttagttaatttcgattctacaatatgacatgtaagatttaggagttagaaagtttaaactaaattattgttttttgtaggtctgtttattacgtagttgtatttcactaaagattgacttaaagatgcgtaaaaacacattggaAAAGAGGCTATTTCTTATAAATATGCACGaactactggaattcggatgcctttgatgatacccttgtattcattacctgctcagtcaagtgtgacatgttcaccataagtgttccttctcatgagaaggaacaattattatattattgtgaGATTcgatattttttgaaattttcaaatgttgACCCAAGTATCTATATTAACGTTAGGTTAGCTGCTGTGTTcagtataaatttgatatttttcagtattacgtttctatcaaaatttcgggtGTGTATCCATTCGCTATACAATATGAATCAATATCTATATTCATATAATGCGATAACAAATCGTAATAGTATCTTTTCACTATGtcgtttcttttttcttaaaaagaaacacTAGTGATGAAATGGTAAAAGACAATGTACTGCAAATATAATTTTACGACCCAACTGTGGTCTCTCATTGCGTGCCACTATcatatttaacatgttttaaagttgAAATCTTATATCTGCTTTAATTGTTACAACAATATGTACTTTTTCAACAACATACCTATTCTCCAGTCAGAGATATTACGTTCCTTGTCTCTATCTTTGTTTTGGTCATTTTCATCTCTGTCATCTTTTGCATGATCCTTCTTAGAATCGTCTTCACTATCTGATTCATCGCTATCGCTTGGATCTCCAGGGTTACCACCGCAGGCCACAGACATCCCGTCATTAGGGTACTGATCTGTCTTCTTTGTGCTACCATTAGACTCTCCCTTCGGAACATCAGAGTCTGAAACACCGTTTGTGGAAGAGGGGGTCGTAACAATTTTACCAGTTATTCCATTCCACCCGGCATGCCTTGATTCCTCAATACTTGCATGTGTATCTATGTCTAAAATATGATATAACAATTTTACtgtaaatcttcttgtcaatTTTTTTATGCAATTCCTGTAATAATCTGAAACAGGGCTAAACTATCAAGTTTAGACTGTCAGAAACAGACAATAAACGTATCAGGGCTACGGTTAAGTTTTTATGATGTCTTCCCCTTACTCCCACCCACCTGGAggaaacatattgttttaaccctgtccgtccgtccatccgtccttccttACGTCCAACTttatttctgatcagtaacttaaaaacatttgaccgagaactttcaaactttataggatggcagggcttatggagtagacgacgcctattgttttagggtcactctgtcatagctcaaaataaaatctggaaagtagatccctcggaagcaccgaaaacaaggcaaacagtgaaaattgcagactcggtttgattgagtctgttcatgagcagtaatggaaaatgcaacactgctcacgccctctagcaccggcttaagcagtattcaatcttcgaatctaaatgagttgaaatcaatgatcccgaaggaccagaaaatataacaacactgagatgaagtcggggcgactttttacggttgccacacagcacttaacacccgctgttgtgaagtaaataaaatctggaaagtagatccctcaaggtcacaggggcctgaacatggaaaaccatttcagatcaataacttgaaaaccacttgacccagaatattgaaactttgtAGAATTATTGGCCATGCAGAGAACATGATCCCTCTGGATTTTTGACTCACTCTAAtataggccaaggtcacagggtcctgaacattgaaaaccatttccaatcaatagcttgagaacccgatgatccagaatgttgaaacctcatagaatgattggacatgcagaattgatagcccctattgattttaggatcactggttgagtctgatcatgagcagtaatggaaaatgcaacactgctcacgccctctagcaccggcttaagcagtaatcaatcttcgaatctaaagttgaaatcaatgatcccgaatgaccagaaaatataacaacactaagatgaagtcggggcgactttttacggccgccacacagcacttaacacccgctgttgtgaagtaaaaaaaactgaaaagtaGATCgctcaaggtcataggggcctgaacatggaaaaccatttcagatcaataacttgagaaccacttgacccagaatgttgaaacttcataggatgattggacatgcagagtaaatgactttAATGTTTTTTTGGTCATTCCATCAAATGTCAttgtcacatgggcctgaacatggaaaacaatttccgatcaataacttgaaaaccacttgacccagaatattaaAACTTCGTAGAATTATTGGCCATGCAGAGAACATGATCTCTCTGGATTTTGGGCTCACTCTAATAGAGGCCAAGGTCACAGCAGGGTCCTGAAcactgaaaaccatttccgatcaataacttgagaaccccaTGATCCAGAAAcctcatagaatgattggacatgcagaattgATAACCCCTACTGATTTTAGGATCACTCAGTTAAcaaatcaaggtcacaggggcctaagatagaaaacatttccggtcagtaacttgagaatcacttgacccagaatgtcgacacttcataggatgattacccatgcagagtagatgacccctactgattttggggttgCTGTATTAAAGGTCTAGGCTGCAGCAAACAGAACaggaaaactatttccggtcagtatcttgagaaccacttgacctagaatattgaaacttcatagggtgataaaatagagaaaagtggaaacttcacaggtcgctcagcacgacaaaaacgaaaatgttgcaggctcggtttgactgagcctgttcatggacagtagcgGAAATGCATACAACCGTCcaagacttacagagtagataatccctattgcttttggggttactctataaaaggtcaaggtcgcaacgaACAGAAGATAGAAATCCATTTCCTGTCAATTAcctgagaaccatttgatctagaaccttctaAATTTCATAGAGTAATAGGAgttacagagtagatgaacctTATTATTTTTGGGGCCACACCATCAAAATTCacggtcacaggggactgaacatagaaaacatttttcagtcaataacttgagaaccacttgacccagaatgttgaaactaaatagaatgattggacatgcagagtatatTCGTGCGATTACATATCCTCCGTATGCGATTTCAGCATCCTTCGGCCATCTcagaaaatcattttcaaagcAACCGGAGAATACCGAAACTCACTCGGGGGGTATGAAAACGAAcgaaaattgccgattgtcattacgggtcaacCACCATAACTGCGGGAGAAGATCCTTCTTACATTTTATAACTAAACAAGTCTTTCGTTCGTTTCAGATCAAAAACAATGACAACCCTAAGAAAGACATAAAAACCAtaacaaactagaaatgtgtccatgggacacagatgcccccactacatgacattagtcaggggccagaactcctacaatactaaatgaatccggatgcgaaaccccaggtgcacaactaaacatgctgaccaacattcctgtaaactttggtgattctaggtcaaatacttttggagctatgcgcaacaaaacattaaaatgaccaattttttactaagtcaggggccataactcctacatgactggatgaatccggacgcgaaaccccaggtgcacaactacacatgctgaccaacatgcctgtaaaagtttgtgactctaggtcatatacttttggagctaggcacggcacaacattaaaatgaccaatttttacaaagtcaggggccataacttctacatgactgaatgaatccggacgcgaaaccccaggtgcacaactacacatgctgaccaacatttctgtaaagttttgtgactctgcGTCAAAtgctttcagagctacgcgcgacacaacattttcggaaagacggacggacggaggacggacaagagcaaatctatatgcttccccccccccccccccccccaccccaaagtgggagaataaaaaaataaaatgatttgattttCCTGTCATATCCGAGAACAAAGaagaattttgattttattttgaccaCGTATCAAACAAGTATTTCACAAATGAATTGTAAGTAATATCAAAGAAATTGCAAAACTGTCAACAGGCATTAGGAGTTTcatgaacggtagcatgcattaccactaccgttcatgaacaggctcaatcaaaccgagcctgcaacattttcgtttttgttgtgttgagcgacctgtggagtttacactttttctattttattcataCCTATCTCCTAATGAGCCATATCACTTGATACAATGTTTATTCATACCTATCTCCAAATGAGCTTGATACAACGTTTCTATAATGAGTTTTATCTTCATCATCTTCAGTTAGTTTCTTAACTGAAAAATATTCAGCAAGTTTTAAAAGACTTAAAGCCTGCATAAAATGCCTTGCATCACCCCTCATATTCTTGagtgtgaaaaaaatattcaagtgtGAAATGCAAAGAAGTTAAAGCATCACTTGTCATTATACATATAAATTTTGAGTTTATAGAAAAACgcttaaattatttaataaattgaaattttgactttGAATTTCTTACTTTACATTTATGTTTACTAatatattaaagaaagaaaagttaatttatattatacaattgttgccttttaggttcggtcgatatgtggatttatcgatcTAATTaaagcgatatcgaccgagggcgcagcccgaggttgatatcgcttttatcaggtcgataaatccacatatcgaccgaacctaaaagacaacaattgttttattattaaatccagcctcattataagtacaaaaattaaaaacaaatatatgccTTTGGTAATTTTTTGTAGTAAAtggtgtacgacgtcgcattgtctTGACGTCAAAACATTGTTCTTTACgtatgacgtcacatttattcGTACCTAAGCGATTTTGCACGTGACGGTTTTCGGTGCGGTCAATATGTAATTTAGGCCCCGCCCACCAGTCAATATGATAATTTATCACAGATCATGTGACCGTGTTTAAACCAATCGCGACCAACAACaaatctatttaataataaaagctTTTATTATGTTTGCATTTGACAAATCAATGATAGATATCTGGTGATCAGAgaagaattattcaaattaagGAATACCTTTATCCCTGGATTCCGTGCGATGATGTCCAGTGTCCTTTCCCGTCGAATCAGCTAATTTATTATTGTCTTTTACTTTCCTGTTTGTATTTTTTTGGTCATATAAATGACAATAACATTTGCACTTTATGCACGTGCAGCATATTTCACCTACAAATAACATCATTATAAGAATGCGTTATGATATGGACTTTTGTCTAAACAGTAAGCACTTTGCGAGAAACTGAATCttacaattatttatttatgtatgtatacCTTTTGAAAGGCTTCTAAAAGCAAAAAGGAGAAAATGAAGC
Coding sequences:
- the LOC128553057 gene encoding uncharacterized protein LOC128553057 isoform X1 — encoded protein: MMKIKLIIETLYQAHLEIDIDTHASIEESRHAGWNGITGKIVTTPSSTNGVSDSDVPKGESNGSTKKTDQYPNDGMSVACGGNPGDPSDSDESDSEDDSKKDHAKDDRDENDQNKDRDKERNISDWRIDTEVWKRCIEMKDVDKATRLVNERILPDQDLLDPASEVFDVSSEIVQNICTAICCYMKNKKLYINRVWPALDYRQEVPNKNITFIIYTSQSSESETIEYRCYERSVNEISTSCSNENSHIKELEQDCEKDYSETEKIRECLNKYSKSLMESHKNLTRISISWFKSGGYGTEKQSITPKTCIAVYVQVKGFVPLNETVLPKELDGIVVDVREGVVTSYIGPNEHHEHLKMGCAVHSGLKDRQGTPIGGTLGGFVEINTAVYCISSAHVFLSAEDMEKLKNMGICNLTDDTIIKRFNARQPVYNGSRSFGIGVCAVYKEGGNGETGVEVVIVEVKDRFPISGEFPDCPHNRNPGCDSLKFSSGKLCNREEVNRLIREKKLTVVKFGCISGWTRGIIRLEGGSARFRHMVGTLEDKDEFGMLLYNQYEIESIGGVRFAENGDSGSLVFTDAYGPLSVIGIVEGGMAEVVYVTPICEVFAALNLQENVQNMKVFPPHCPDIQNIPMQTDDSNSSQYLTNRSDSGVSSADGATLCTVEEKLISDVSVLKADITNVKAQVEKTKSDVEHKIDKSNTELQSKMNAMQEQMQKQMKEQMKEQMKQTELLKSFFAQFSPPSPATSTSNTHPS